The window GAACACAACAAGGTATGAATAATATGTACATTATCTCCCAAACAGTTAATTACTTTTTAAATTGTAGCTAGCTGAAGATGTAAGCTTTCACTATTGTTTGATAAATGTACTTATGAGAAGATGAACAAAACACAGAGTTTATGAATTTATCTTTCCAATCTGTCTTCCTAGTGGCATTTCTCCTACTGATCTAGCCCTACCACGATGTGCACTACCCTGGTAATATTCACGACAATGCACACAAGTACAATCCGGGTTTTTTGAAGGACCAACATGATGACCAGGCTTTCTAAATGCTCCAACAATGGTTCCAAACTTTTGTGCTTTAAGCAGCTGATCCGTTCTTCGACCAAATATTGTTGTAAATGGCAATGTAACAGTAGATTCAAGTTTTGCTGGAGGTGGTGAAGGAGATTTTGATCCAAAAGGTCCTATAATTGATCTATGATGGAATTTATGGCAGTGGATAGGACCCGAATCACTGAGACTTCCAGAATCTCCTGGTAAGTGAGGTGTATTAGACTTGAATGATTTAACAGACGCATTTTCCAACCTTCTTTCAGCTGCCACTGTAGGAGTAGATTTGTCTGAAGAAAGAACTTCCCCTTTGACTGACCCCTTAATATTATCCTCCTTCCGCATCGTACCAAGTTTCGGAGAGCTAGGACCACCACCGAAACTCCAAGTATCACCGgtttcatcttcttcatcatcgtcCGAGTCTTCACAAGATCCAGGTTTCCAGAGCGGAAATGCTGTTTTACCTAAATGCTTTGCTACATATTCTCTAAATTTCTGTCGCTGCAGAATACGTTTTCTTTCTCTTTGAGGACACTGCCAAGACTTACTCTGATCACCAGAGTTATTATGTTCCACTTCAGCCCAAGCTCGCTCTTTCTCACGAATTCTTAGACGATCTATTGCATCTGCATAATCAAAACTGTCACTCTGAGCCAGGCTCAGACTACTCTGAACTAACGAGTCCAGTTCAGTTGCAGTATCCTTCCATGAAGTTGCTGTTGCAGAGTCGTAACCATCACCATACACGTGAGATGAGAGAGTAGACCATGACGTATCCCTTGAAGCACCAGGAATTTCACTCTGCAGAGAAGATTCAGCATCTTCCAAAGTTGTATATGAACTTTCTTTAGAAGGGTATTGCGATGTCAAACCATCATCACTATCAAACCCTTTCGGTTCCACAGAGAAGGGTGATGAATAATTAAAACTGTCAGATATACGAGATAAATCACTTTTCTTCCTAGAAACCTGTTCCTGCTGCAAAGCCTGTGGAAGCTCATTTTTACTTGCACGTTTATGAACAACTCTAAGTTTATCAGATTCAAACACAGTTTGTGGAGAAGACCATGACTCTCCTTCCTCTACAGAGTCAGTTTCTGTGTCTAACAAGTCACTTGTATCGGCATCAGCGTCTTCCGAACCAGTACAGTACACATCTATGTGTACTGTTCGGGGCTTATGAGGACTGCCTTCTACCTCAGGATAGAAGGTTCCACAATCAGCAGTTGGGTCTGTTCCCTGTTGATGTGAGGAATGATCTTTTGATTTTATACAGGAAGATGATGTCCTTTTGCCCAGCTGccaaaataaaaaggaaaaacaggaaatgaatattaacattttgctcaataataattttacaacaaTACAATACATATGATACAGGAAACTAATGACTGCTATTCAGCAGTTCCAGATAGTTTTTTCACAGTGGAAATCTTAATTAGAAAACCCTGTCTAAGAAAAATCACAATGACTAGGATATATACAGAAAAATAACAAAGTATACAATACCTTCTTCTTGACAAATGTTTCATGTACAGGAGCAGATATCTTTTTAATCTTGTTTTCCAATTCAGATGGTTGTACTGTCTGCTGTACTGTATTTCCTACTGAAGTTACATCAGATGTTTGAGAAGCAGCATCTTTTCTTTCTTTAACAGGAATGAAATCTCTCTTCTCTCCAGCTGAAGCAGCAGAAACTCTTTCTGGCACTCTTGTACAAAAATGTGTGGTGAAAGTATTGGCCTTAGCTGCTCTGCGTACTGCTGTTGGACTTCGTCCCCCTCCACAAACTTCACAGCTCTCAGGTATGGCAGAAGGGAAACCAGGTCCACTAAGCAAAGTATCATCAGGAGTTGCAGGAGTAGCATGATAACAAACAGGGTCGCCACAACGATGTGTTAATGTATGGTAACATTGTGTGACAGGAGAACAACTTCTTCCCCTGTCAACATTTTTATTAGAACCAACTGAATCAGACTTTATTTGAGATGTTGAAGCATGGTCACCAGAAAGAATAATACTACATGTACTTTTGCAGCGTCTATTGTAAGGCTGTGAAGTTCTGTTTGCAACAGAATCATAAGATGGTACAGAAGCTGCTTGGCTATGAGTATGACTTGGAGGCGTTTGATTTGCAAAAGACTGCCGAGGACCACACACAGGCTGGTTGATTTGCAAGTTACGGGTCTGGTTGTTTTGAGAGCTATGAGAAGGTGGCGTAGTAGTGAATAAAATATTGCCACGCTGGAATCCATAGCATGGATGCAGTGTACGCCTTGAAGAAGACTGCTCGGGTTGAGTATTCCACAAATATTGCATATGCATTCTGTTATTGGGATCTGACTGTCTGGTTGTTGGATTAGAAGTTGATCCTTGGTGAAAAGAAGTTGGTCTCTGATGAGAAAAAGTTAACTCTGCATGTAGAGACCACTCTTGCGTTACAACTGGTCTGTTGGGGGTACCAGAATTGGAATTCATTTCctaacatattttaacatattcTCCCAACAGACAGTACTCCTTGATGAGGTAATAGTTTACAGAAAACTTTATGTACATCATGTGATATTCCAAAGCAATAATGAAAGAAATGTACAGCGTGAATTAATATTATACCATAGGTTCTTCAATGCATTCTTAACTACATAATAAGACTTGTTGTCCTACCAGTATCTTGtattcattaaaaataatattttggctTGATGATGCTTCCAAACAGATCCATTGTCAATAAACACATGACTGTTTTCCAAAACTGACTGACTATGGATAAAGTCACATGACCCACATGACATTCTGAAGAGTCCAACTATCTTGGAGTGAAGTAAAGAAGGTATAAAAGATACATGTGTGTCAACAACCTTTGTCCTTGACCTTACTTTAAGCATTACTGGCCCACAGCCATGTGTTTGGCAACACTAGCTGTACGTCAGATCCAACTATTACAAACTTCTTGTAGTGCCAGCACACGGCACCTAAAGTAGCACTAACTGAACTGCTTCTATACATTTGTCAATGTATAAAAATACTAGAAATAATTATGAACGACAAATATAAAGTCAGTGATGATTTCAAGTAAGTATTATTAGATGAGAATGAGTTCCTGGGCTAGAGAGAATCTCTTTCAGAAAGCTACTTTGGAGCACATATTCTATGATGGACTGAAGATGAAGAATAATTTTATCCATCAAGGACGACCAGAGGAAAAGCCAAAAGGTCTGTGTTAAATTTCTCAGCAAATAATGAGAGTTCAAATACAAATCATCCAGCAATTCTTGCAGTCAGATGAGATCTGTCAATGTTGGGAACAGGTATATAACTGAGTCCGAGCAAATAACTGTCTTTTGTACGACGGAACTGTATTTCATTACGATGCAATAATTGATTAGACAAGCGAACGTATAAAGTCACCACATCGTAATACCGCATATCacacgcatacacacacacacaaatgccgCTTGCATTCGCCAAACAAGCAACGAACCGATAAAGGGTTGAGTTGGGGCCCACTGGCCAGGCTGGATGAACGAATCGCGGGGCCTGGCAGGTTATTTTTGGCTTCCAACAGTACATGAGCCAACTCCCCCTACACTCGTGTTTCTCTCTCTCAAGCACAGCTGAAGGAACTTTCGCATTACCGACCATTCGCCGCCGTGTGCTGTCACGTGCAAACCTGAACGGGCGTAGCAAGTACCGGAGAACGTAAATGCAGTTAACTTCCAGAAACATTAACTCGCATGACGACACGTTAAATAAATTGCCACTACAGACAATGCTAAATATATCCCAATGTTTAACGATCACCTTATTCATATACATCGGGCCTGCAACCAACGTGACGAACATACACAATTCTACGGTCAAATAAGAAATCACCATACTCTTCTTTCAATTGTCGCATTGAGAACGAAATAATACCGAACGTAATGCGCCGGAAGGACAACAAGAGTCCATTATCCACTTCAAGGCTGGATATTACATGCCTAAAGCGTACATTTTGAGTAGAAATAGGCCACTGCCCCTCGTCTTCGAATCGAACACCAGGACAAAAAAGAGGAAAACCTCCACATTCAAAATAGCCGCGAAAATTCCCATGTGTATTTAAAAACTTCTGCGCTCCGACTTTCGAACCTCCTCATGATGATcggcaagataataataataataataataataataataataataataatactgctttttCGTCCCAATGaccacttttatggtttccggagaaaCTGAGGTACTGGGATAGTGTCCTAcggcagttcttttacatgcctgtgaaactaccgacacgaggctgacgtatttgtgtacTTCTGAATACGACCAaaatgagccggaatcgaacccgccgacTTCAGCTTGGAGGCCAACACTACCGTCTGACTTACTCAGCTCGGCAACCCACACCAATACTTCGCAAGCGTTCTTATACCATAGAATGAATGTTTCCAGACGTAACATTGTTTCATTCAAAACTAAGGGTAAAAATGGGCGAGAAAGATGAAATTAGTATCACTGACGCTACACAACGGTCAATTTCATATTTTATGTTGTTGATTCTTCATTCTGGGAATACGGACCAATAGACTGTCAGTCCCACGCACCTGTAACTTTAACCCTCAAGcactgtattgtaaaatatgaattactgtattaatttgagattttaagatagattatataagagTGACTcattctgcggggatccagccagaaaagtacaagagcggggagagcacagtaAGATTATTTGTACATATCACTAGCAAatatgacctggggtggattccacaccatacgcgtgtgtttgagggttaattatTCGGATATAGAATTAGGAAGTAGCCCATGAAAGAAATAAGATACCGTCATTGCATTTATCTGAAGCGAGTGTAGCGAACATTTGAGGAAATTCACTCTCAGGAAGGTTGTTGTTAGCGCCAGGATTCGAAACTAGATTCTCCGAATCGTGCAGCTTTCCAGTCAGAAGCGCTGGCAGACTGATCCCAGGCAATTGAGTGTcaataaaaaaacacacacacaaaacatgCTACGTTCGCCCAAGGCCAACCGTTTCTTAAACTTAACAGGAGGATTTCTTCGGATGCCAAGTTGCGCCACTTAGGGTCTGTCTGTATACACCACTATAAGTGATTGATTACAGCATGACTGCGGGCTACGTTGTTCTAAAATCTCCATAAATAGTTCATTTTGTCTACgtgggcgagacctggagacacagaaaggtatcaaatagactccattattattagacagagattcagaaaccagaagTTGGATTGCAAGATCTTCCCAGAAGCAGACATGGATTCTGACCACAACGTGGTGGTCATGAAATACCACCTGAAGTTGAAggaactgaagaaaggaaggaatgcaagaagatcgGATCTAGATAAGGTAAAAGAAAAAGAGTGTGttggattgttttaaggaacatgttgcacaaggactaaatgaaaagactgaaggaaaacacaagagatgaagagtggacagtagTGAAGAATGACATTAGTACGCCTGCTGAAGAGAAATTGGGAAGAAAAAACAaggtaagaatcagtggataactagggagatattagacctgattgatgaagggcgaaaatacaaaaataaaataaaaacgacgagggaagaaaataatacagacgattaaagaatgaagtagatagtaAGTACAGgatagttaaggaagaatggctgaaagagaagtgcaaggatgttgaaggttgaatGGTTGTAggaatggtagatgctgcataaaggaaaataaaggaaacctttggagaaacgaaaacaaggtgtatggatattaagagctcagatggaaaaccactttgagggaaagaagacaaggcagaaagatagcaggaacatattATACACATaaaggaaagaagtagatgataaggttcggaacaagaaaaggctgttgttGCTAacgtcagaattcgacagagctttgagagacctaaatacgaacaaggcacctggaattaatgacatgCCCTCAGCATTATTGACCGCCAAAGTATAAACCAGCATAGCGAGGCTATTCCATTTGGTGTGTAAGATGTAcagatacaggagaagtgccatccgattttagacagaatattgtatacttattcccaagaaatcaggtgctgacaaaTACGGACAACGGACCATTAGTATCTTACGCTTGCAAAATGttaactcgtattatttacagaaaatggAAAGACAGATTGAagagagttgggagaagatcagtttggtttcagaagaaatgtaagaacacttgaagcaatcctgactttacgtctgatcttggaggaccgaattaagaaaaacaaacccacgtacatggcattcgtagatctacaaaaaagaattcgataatgttgactggaccaagctattagAGATTCTGAAGGTAtctgttagaagtttgaatcattatgGTACGtaagaaaatctgaaaagggaaatggatagactaaagttaaatgCAGGTGGTGTAAGCGAAGTACGTTGGCGTGAACAACATTATTTTTGGTCAGgcggatcagataccaagaaataATTATCTATAATCTAGacaaaattcagtctgcagtgacaagaataggaggctatgaaaaaacagcagaaatccagaaaggagtgaggcaaggctttaGTTTGTCCACTCACTTTtttgaatgtttatatagaacaggcagtaaaggaaatcaaagaggaattaaaAAACACAGatcaaggggaggaaatcaaaactcatgagatttgccgatgatattttatctgggTCTGagaagatctggggaaattgctgaatggtatggccagtcttggagaaggagtacaataaacaaatacataaaaaaaaaaaaaaaaaaaaaaggtaatggagtgcagtcggacaaagtcaggtgacgcaggaaattaagtcctaaaggaagtacattaatattgttacttgggtagcagaataatgATGATGGGAGAAGTATGGACATTAAATGCAGACTggcaaaagcaaggaaggcctttgttaagtaaagacatttgctcacttggAACACTGATGTAGGATTTACAAAAATGTTTTTGACAactcgtctggagcatggcattgtatggaagtgaaacacgg is drawn from Anabrus simplex isolate iqAnaSimp1 chromosome 1, ASM4041472v1, whole genome shotgun sequence and contains these coding sequences:
- the LOC136871711 gene encoding uncharacterized protein, encoding MNSNSGTPNRPVVTQEWSLHAELTFSHQRPTSFHQGSTSNPTTRQSDPNNRMHMQYLWNTQPEQSSSRRTLHPCYGFQRGNILFTTTPPSHSSQNNQTRNLQINQPVCGPRQSFANQTPPSHTHSQAASVPSYDSVANRTSQPYNRRCKSTCSIILSGDHASTSQIKSDSVGSNKNVDRGRSCSPVTQCYHTLTHRCGDPVCYHATPATPDDTLLSGPGFPSAIPESCEVCGGGRSPTAVRRAAKANTFTTHFCTRVPERVSAASAGEKRDFIPVKERKDAASQTSDVTSVGNTVQQTVQPSELENKIKKISAPVHETFVKKKLGKRTSSSCIKSKDHSSHQQGTDPTADCGTFYPEVEGSPHKPRTVHIDVYCTGSEDADADTSDLLDTETDSVEEGESWSSPQTVFESDKLRVVHKRASKNELPQALQQEQVSRKKSDLSRISDSFNYSSPFSVEPKGFDSDDGLTSQYPSKESSYTTLEDAESSLQSEIPGASRDTSWSTLSSHVYGDGYDSATATSWKDTATELDSLVQSSLSLAQSDSFDYADAIDRLRIREKERAWAEVEHNNSGDQSKSWQCPQRERKRILQRQKFREYVAKHLGKTAFPLWKPGSCEDSDDDEEDETGDTWSFGGGPSSPKLGTMRKEDNIKGSVKGEVLSSDKSTPTVAAERRLENASVKSFKSNTPHLPGDSGSLSDSGPIHCHKFHHRSIIGPFGSKSPSPPPAKLESTVTLPFTTIFGRRTDQLLKAQKFGTIVGAFRKPGHHVGPSKNPDCTCVHCREYYQGSAHRGRARSVGEMPLGRQIGKINS